A genomic segment from Chloroflexota bacterium encodes:
- a CDS encoding O-antigen ligase family protein produces MSSAARAEQSWSLAACQLAGLLTPLVFHTLGALGFESTKVLLLRVLALAMLFGWLGWEGAKLGGSPGPFGWRNALAKVWSGPLQLPILGVAGLALSTAVSTAASISPLVSLLGSWDRQVGLATVLAWLVLGVTATIAGRDAERRRGLLLVWTLASIPVCLYAFVQAAHLDPVNWLHQPLGVASTLGSSTALATYLTMLLPLTLVCAAEAADAVPRPSRRPKREAVWYTDPRVHLAGLSALLTAQAVVVVLTHVRGGLLALGAGLLVTLAVVFWPSQRRLVLVGGVATCALLVLAATLFALAPRPDTGDGEDTSARQRVLIWQDAVGALAGPRIVLGFGPETQMTALEAKYPVALANRFEDQRFDRAHNLWLDTLLTTGLVGLVALLATLVGVARAGLLAAATERGVGRWQPAGLLGALAANLVANQFAFDSSVTGALFWMLAGLTVAPLLPWSSPAAVAVARAVSRRKRNERSGQPASGLTPAVRLRATAMLAAGAVALATLPWVTAPFLADLYHTRALALRAGEAPGSASQQDLLAARSTPWLDVPLLALGDTFLDLARSSTLSSPVTISRYEDLFEMTPSSRAALFDAAKVTLERAVQLNPLDPYPHAYLGRQWMLRAEASRDPTEQADAYGRAVEAFDLAIAAGPSRVSFYDQSGVALTRWGRPALALQRFRQAQQLSRPSAERLARMADAELALGNPEAARALYEQGLQLDPRSAPADAGLARMERAAGNLPAALVRMQRAARNQMRNWEYQRDVAMLQRELGQRGEALASARAARRLAPAWELDDLNALIQSVTS; encoded by the coding sequence GTGTCTTCCGCCGCCCGCGCCGAGCAATCGTGGAGTCTGGCCGCCTGCCAGCTCGCCGGCCTGCTGACGCCGCTGGTGTTCCACACGCTTGGCGCGCTCGGCTTCGAGTCCACCAAGGTGCTGCTCCTGCGCGTCCTGGCGCTGGCGATGCTGTTTGGTTGGCTCGGGTGGGAGGGCGCGAAACTCGGTGGGTCGCCGGGGCCGTTCGGGTGGCGGAATGCGCTCGCGAAGGTCTGGAGCGGCCCGCTGCAACTGCCGATCCTCGGTGTGGCGGGGCTGGCCCTGTCCACCGCCGTATCGACGGCCGCGTCGATCTCGCCGCTGGTCAGCCTGCTCGGATCGTGGGACCGGCAGGTCGGACTGGCGACGGTCCTGGCCTGGCTGGTGCTCGGGGTTACCGCGACCATCGCGGGCCGCGACGCCGAGCGCCGTCGAGGCCTGTTGCTGGTCTGGACGCTGGCGAGCATCCCCGTCTGCCTGTACGCGTTCGTCCAGGCGGCGCACCTCGACCCGGTGAACTGGCTGCATCAACCGCTCGGCGTGGCGAGCACGCTCGGCTCGTCCACAGCCCTCGCCACCTACCTGACGATGCTGCTGCCGCTGACGCTGGTCTGTGCTGCCGAGGCCGCAGACGCTGTGCCGCGGCCGTCTCGCCGCCCGAAACGCGAGGCTGTCTGGTACACCGATCCGCGCGTCCATCTCGCCGGCCTCTCGGCGCTCCTGACGGCCCAGGCCGTCGTCGTGGTGCTGACGCACGTGCGCGGCGGCCTGCTGGCCCTGGGCGCTGGCCTGCTGGTGACGCTGGCCGTCGTGTTCTGGCCGAGCCAGCGTCGGCTGGTGCTGGTCGGCGGCGTTGCGACCTGCGCGCTCCTGGTGCTGGCGGCCACGCTCTTCGCGCTGGCCCCGCGTCCAGACACCGGCGATGGCGAGGACACCTCCGCGCGCCAGCGGGTGCTCATCTGGCAGGACGCCGTGGGTGCGCTGGCGGGGCCGCGCATCGTCCTGGGGTTCGGCCCGGAGACGCAGATGACGGCGCTCGAAGCGAAGTACCCGGTCGCCCTGGCGAACCGCTTCGAGGATCAGCGCTTCGACCGCGCGCACAACCTCTGGCTGGACACGCTGTTGACCACCGGCCTCGTCGGGCTGGTGGCGTTGCTGGCGACGCTCGTCGGGGTGGCGCGTGCGGGCCTGCTGGCGGCCGCCACCGAGCGCGGCGTCGGCCGCTGGCAGCCGGCCGGACTGCTGGGCGCGCTGGCCGCTAACCTCGTCGCCAACCAGTTCGCCTTCGACTCGTCGGTCACCGGCGCGCTGTTCTGGATGCTGGCTGGCCTGACCGTCGCGCCGCTGCTGCCGTGGAGCTCGCCGGCCGCCGTCGCCGTGGCCCGTGCCGTCTCGCGGCGCAAGCGCAACGAGCGCAGCGGTCAACCGGCCTCAGGGCTGACCCCGGCCGTGCGCCTCCGAGCGACCGCTATGCTGGCGGCGGGAGCCGTCGCGCTGGCGACGCTCCCCTGGGTGACGGCTCCCTTCCTGGCCGATCTCTACCATACCCGTGCGCTGGCGCTGCGGGCCGGCGAGGCGCCCGGCTCGGCCTCGCAGCAGGATCTCCTGGCCGCCCGCTCGACCCCCTGGCTGGACGTCCCGTTGCTGGCGCTCGGGGATACGTTCCTGGATCTCGCGCGCTCGTCCACGCTCTCGTCGCCGGTGACGATCTCGCGCTACGAAGACCTCTTCGAGATGACGCCGTCGAGCCGCGCCGCCCTGTTCGACGCCGCGAAGGTCACGCTCGAACGGGCCGTTCAGCTGAATCCGCTCGATCCGTACCCGCACGCCTATCTCGGGCGTCAGTGGATGCTGCGCGCCGAGGCCAGCCGCGATCCAACCGAGCAGGCTGACGCCTACGGGCGCGCCGTCGAGGCGTTCGACCTGGCCATCGCGGCCGGGCCGAGCAGAGTCAGCTTCTACGATCAGTCCGGAGTGGCGCTGACCCGTTGGGGGCGGCCGGCGCTTGCCCTACAGCGCTTCCGACAGGCCCAGCAACTGAGCCGTCCGAGCGCCGAGCGTCTCGCGCGGATGGCGGATGCCGAGCTGGCTCTGGGCAACCCGGAAGCCGCCCGTGCCCTCTACGAGCAGGGGCTCCAGCTTGACCCGCGCTCGGCCCCCGCTGATGCCGGGTTGGCGCGGATGGAGCGGGCGGCTGGCAACCTGCCGGCCGCGCTGGTGCGGATGCAACGGGCCGCTCGCAACCAGATGCGGAACTGGGAGTATCAGCGAGACGTGGCGATGCTCCAGCGGGAGCTGGGGCAGCGCGGCGAGGCGCTGGCGTCGGCGCGGGCCGCCCGCCGGCTCGCGCCGGCCTGGGAGCTTGACGACCTGAACGCGCTGATTCAATCCGTGACAAGCTAG